The Anopheles merus strain MAF chromosome 2L, AmerM5.1, whole genome shotgun sequence genome has a segment encoding these proteins:
- the LOC121594287 gene encoding eukaryotic translation initiation factor 4 gamma 2, whose product MYAQLCKRIQKELETDIDKSKSSTFLQILLNVCRDKFENRVQYSEKIINSESTLTDDLEEKKNVAKQKILGNVKFIGELYKLGMLVEAHLHKMLRSLFTNKSSSSTEKNCEDMECLAQLIRTCGKNLDTELGKQLMDQYFERMEKYSQSQSMFPPRIRFMLRDLIELRKNNWTPRKVALVEGPAPIQELNHDDDVLPPGLNHLRNRDRDYRNIDRSEQRDWIGKFSLNLHNLNDGFNLLSVSSPSPLLPSSYNQSSNGYGNRDHRDNGGGGGGGGNYRMHNNRNNQNNYGNNNMRYNKHNNHHHQGSGGGGMRDGGNGLHSSSYGGNSGMMSNKDLAPRFKRNLMTPPQNPVEELQMRPTPNSLLFKANMNIKPQLPISSSIGGGTIGGAKTSFNGPSLSEFPSPLTTRTLLSEQRNAGQINNSAFPAGNNSTGTGGSFGGPAGSAMSSTVVPRPGTQSDNSGGVNMMTTGRSSGGSQQPASQTISSNVMNHRHQQHTSQGPRQLGGNENGNAHLNKHYTDLHQQHHHHHQGQQILQGPIGDHGNREMNGDRMMNHYEAPSHNRQHMDPLNPSLLNPISGITSNNSSLLLGGKLTQKEQIVKQASTDKTEKKKKDKGMSKEDHMKRVVTFVSDVMLENIKQQIEDEEQKKHACIEENEEKNDMETKDATVKEVLVEVVDKKEEQATEPLPKPIESEPDQLIENAQIIHDKITGQDDTVPKERKIDEDENEAADLMGNEKTDIGSETQKDEHDSTTLNNQQQEPLAEAENTAEMKERQEDDAIPAANPESAEPSVEKPVVKKLSLMEELVNAFCELKLPEKFMRDAMIAILNQVLDRNDAFHAKTIDFLQILNKESKLSHSAALESFKSIVNGMNEKEKTIPKITSIIASLLARAVAVNLCGLADVANFTENGQHYPLFLLVLQHLHKQLGKQPLQELFNKSKVNLMASLPECDRTKDRMAEILEDRNLNFLYPLLRVQAELWKQILSDANPQQFYKWIKENVESSCYAEPGFIVAIMTVLLKYIHQESENLKEDKKRIEKEKEILTKYCPVLNAFLNGNNDLQLTAVYAIQVYWYSIGYPKGVLLRWFQEMYELSVIEEDAFLRYKEDVTDIYPGKGKALFQVNQWLTWLAEAEDEDDDEED is encoded by the exons ATGTACGCACAGCTGTGCAAGCGTATACAAAAAGAGCTAGAAACCGACATCGACAAGAGCAAGTCCAGCACCTTCCTGCAAATTCTGCTGAACGTCTGTCGCGACAAGTTCGAGAATCGCGTACAGTACAGTGAGAAGATCATCAATTCTGAAAGCACACTTACCGATGATttggaggaaaagaaaaatgtcGCTAAACAAAAGATATTGGGCAATGTTAAGTTCATCGGCGAGCTGTATAAACTCGGCATGCTGGTCGAAGCTCATCTGCACAAGATGCTCCGCTCGCTTTTCACCAACAAATCTAGCTCATCGACGGAGAAGAACTGCGAGGACATGGAATGTTTGGCCCAGCTCATTCGGACATGCGGAAAGAATTTGGATACAGAGCTGGGAAAACAGCTGATGGATCAGTACTTTGAACGGATGGAAAAGTATTCGCAATCGCAATCGATGTTTCCACCGCGCATCCGGTTCATGCTGCGCGATCTGATCGAGTTGCGTAAGAATAACTGGACACCGCGAAAGGTGGCTTTGGTCGAGGGCCCTGCACCGATACAGGAACTGAATCATGACGATGATGTGCTTCCGCCCGGACTCAATCACTTGCGAAATCGAGATCGCGATTACCGCAATATCGATCGCAGTGAGCAACGCGATTGGATAGGCAAGTTTTCGTTAAATTTGCATAATCTGAACGACGGTTTCAACTTACTCAGTGTGTCCAGCCCATCTCCGCTGCTTCCATCAAG CTATAATCAATCGTCAAATGGCTACGGAAATCGTGACCATCGCGATaatggaggtggtggtggcggcggtggtaaCTATCGCATGCATAATAACCGGAACAACCAGAATAACTATGGCAACAACAATATGCGttacaacaaacacaacaaccatcaccatcagggcagtggtggtggcggtatGAGAGATGGTGGGAATGGCTTGCACTCATCGTCATACGGTGGAAACTCGGGCATGATGAGCAATAAAGACTTGGCCCCCCGCTTCAAGCGCAATTTGATGACGCCTCCGCAGAATCCTGTCGAGGAGCTACAAATGCGCCCAACCCCAAATAGTCTACTGTTTAAAGCTAATATGAACATTAAGCCCCAACTGCCCATATCTTCCTCAATTGGTGGTGGGACTATTGGAGGTGCAAAGACCAGTTTCAATGGACCGTCTTTGAGCGAGTTTCCATCGCCTCTAACAACTCGCACACTGCTTAGCGAGCAGCGTAATGCAGGCCAAATTAACAATAGTGCCTTCCCCGCTGGCAATAACAGTACGGGCACTGGTGGAAGCTTTGGTGGACCTGCGGGTAGTGCGATGTCGTCCACTGTTGTCCCACGTCCAGGAACTCAAAGCGACAATAGCGGCGGTGTCAACATGATGACCACGGGCAGAAGTTCTGGGGGGTCTCAACAGCCTGCCAGTCAAACTATCTCTTCAAATGTAATGAACCACCGTCATCAGCAGCACACTTCACAAGGGCCGCGACAGTTAGGAGGAAACGAAAATGGAAATGCGCATCTGAATAAACATTATACTGATTTGCATCAAcaacatcaccatcaccatcagggTCAACAAATTTTGCAAGGACCGATTGGTGATCATGGAAATCGTGAAATGAACGGAGATCGTATGATGAATCATTATGAAGCACCATCTCATAATCGTCAGCATATGGATCCACTGAATCCAAGCTTATTGAATCCAATTAGCGGCATTACTTCAAATAACAGCTCACTCTTGCTTGGTGGCAAACTAACGCAAAAGGAACAAATCGTGAAACAAGCTTCTACTGACAAaaccgaaaagaaaaagaaggacaAAGGCATGAGCAAAGAAGATCACATGAAGCGTGTTGTAACTTTCGTGAGCGACGTAATGTtggaaaacataaaacagcaaaTTGAAGACGAAGAACAAAAGAAACATGCTTGCATAgaagaaaacgaagaaaaaaatgacatGGAAACTAAGGATGCAACGGTAAAGGAAGTACTGGTGGAGGTCGTTGATAAAAAGGAAGAGCAAGCAACAGAACCCTTACCTAAACCGATCGAAAGCGAACCTGATCAACTGATTGAAAATGCCCAAATTATACACGACAAAATAACTGGACAGGATGATACTGTGccgaaggaaaggaaaattgaTGAGGATGAGAATGAAGCCGCCGACTTGATGGGCAATGAAAAGACAGACATTGGTTCGGAGACTCAAAAGGATGAGCATGATTCGACAACATTGAAcaaccagcagcaggagcCACTCGCCGAAGCTGAAAACACTGCTGAAATGAAAGAACGACAAGAAGATGATGCCATTCCCGCTGCAAATCCGGAATCGGCGGAACCATCAGTTGAAAAGCCAGTAGTGAAGAAACTGTCACTAATGGAAGAGTTGGTGAACGCGTTCTGTGAACTAAAGCTTCCGGAAAAATTCATGCGTGATGCCATGATTGCAATTCTAAATCAGGTGCTTGATCGAAACGATGCGTTCCATGCTAAGacgattgattttttgcagATTCTCAACAAGGAAAGTAAACTGTCTCATAGCGCTGCTCTGGAATCGTTCAAATCGATTGTCAATGGAATgaacgaaaaggaaaaaactaTTCCCAAGATAACTAGCATCATTGCGTCACTGTTAGCTAGAGCCGTTGCGGTTAATCTGTGCGGGCTCGCCGATGTTGCCAACTTTACTGAAAACGGTCAACATTATCCACTGTTTTTGCTCGTTTTGCAACACTTGCACAAACAGCTTGGCAAACAGCCACTTCAAGAACTGTTCAACAAAAGCAAAGTTAATTTGATGGCCAGTCTTCCGGAGTGTGATCGTACCAAGGATCGTATGGCTGAAATTCTGGAAGACCGTAACCTAAACTTCCTGTACCCATTGTTACGCGTGCAAGCGGAACTGTGGAAGCAGATTCTGTCGGATGCTAATCCACAGCAATTCTACAAATGGATCAAAGAAAACGTCGAATCATCATGTTATGCAGAGCCAGGTTTTATCGTAGCTATTATGACGGTTCTGCTTAAATATATTCATCAG GAATCGGAAAATTTAAAGGAAGACAAAAAACGCATCGAAAAAGAGAAGGAAATTTTAACCAAGTACTGTCCAGTACTGAACGCCTTCCTAAATGGCAATAATGATCTGCAGTTGACTGCTGTGTATGCAATTCAAGTTTACTGGTATAGCATTGGCTATCCAAAAG GTGTTCTTTTGCGCTGGTTCCAAGAGATGTACGAATTGAGTGTCATCGAGGAGGACGCATTCTTGCGGTACAAGGAAGACGTCACCGATATTTATCCAGGCAAGGGCAAGGCACTGTTCCAGGTTAATCAATGGCTCACGTGGTTGGCGGAGGCCGAAGACGAGGATGACGACGAAGAGgattaa